The genome window GGACCATTCGTAGAACGGGTTCAGCGCCGGCTGCACGTGGGGCATGGCCCGCGCGCGAAGCTGCGGCACGAGCACAACGGCGCCGATCAGGAGAAGGAGGAAACCGAGCAGCTTGGACATCGAATGGCTCCGGACGGGAAGTCGTGGCGCGCGCGACGGCGCGGGCCGGGTGCTACGAGGGGCGGGAGAAGATCTCCGCCCCGTCCGGCGACGGGTGTACGACGGCGCGTCCCGCGGCGGCCAGCCGGTCCAGGTGGGCGCGCGTCTCGCGGAGCGCCAGCATCCGCGTGGAGGGGGCGAGATCGCGTCCCGGGTAGCGCCACTTCACCACCTCCCAGGTGCTCATCGGCCCTCCGTCCAGACACGCGTCCACCGCTTCGGTCTCGGCCTCGGCGGCGTCGCGCAGCTCGCCGATCCGCTGCGGGCCCGTCGGCGCGCCGTGCCCCCCCAGGATCAGGACGGGCGCGAGCGCCTCCAGCCGCTCCAGTGCCGCCACGTAGTCACCCACCGGGTCCGCGCGCTGGCGGTTCACTCCCAGTGTGGGGGTGATGCGGGGGAGGACGGCGTCGCCCGCGATCAGCACCCCGTCCGCCGGGCGGTGGAGCGAGACGTGCCCCGCCGTGTGCCCCGGCGTCCACACCCACCGCCACCCCGGCGCGCCGGGCAGGTCGCCGTCCTCGCCGCGAAGGAGCACGTCGGCCGCGACGGGCGGGGCGAGCGCCTCGGAGCCGGAGATGGCGGCCTCCACGGCGCGCACCATCTCGGCGGGAGCCCCGGCGCGGCGCAGGAGGCTGGCGCGGTACGCGGCCTCGTCCTCCGGGTGGGCGGCGGCGAAGGCCATCCGCTCCGCGTCCAGCGCCCCCATCGCCACCGGCGCGGGCGCCGCCTGGAGCGCGCGGGCGGCGAGCCCCACGTGATCCCGGTGCATGTGCGTGATGAGGTGCAGGCATACGCCGTTCCACCCCCCCGCCGCCTCCCTCACGCCGCCCTCCAGCGCCTCCCACGCCTCGTCCGTCCCGATTCCGCCATCCACGAGCATCCACCTGTCCGCCTGTAGGCGCACCAGGTACGCGTGCACCTGGAACGGCACGAACGAAAGCGGCGTCGTGATGCGCCAGACATCCGGCGCTGCGGGGTGTGCGGGCAAGTACGCCTGGCGCGCGGGTGGAGATCATGGGTCGAGGGTGTGTCTTCAAATATGGGTCCGAGTGCCGCAGTGGCAAGCCGCACGTTCGCCGCGCCACGAACGGCAGGTCTCACGCGGAGACGCGAACGCGCGGGGAGAGGCACAGGTGGCCGGGGAGCCGCTGCTCCCCCAGCGCGGCGCGTCACCATCGGCGATTTCGTTCGTTCCTGCATATCGCTTCCTGTCCCCCGGTTGACTTGCAGCGCCCCGAGGGGCTAAAATCCAGGGTTGTCCCGAAAAACCCCAGTGCCGCCCCTGGAGCAGACCCGACCCACCGTGCTGTGCCGCACCCGCTGCTGATCGATTCGTTCCGGTCCGTCCCCGCCTTCCAGGCGCTGGCGGCTAGCCTGCCGCGGGCAGGGGGGAGCGCGCTTGCCTCGGGGCTCGCCGGCTCCGCCCCGCTGGTGCTGGTGTCCGCGCTTCACCGCGCCCGTCCCGAGCGGATCTGGACGCTGGTGGCCCCCGGGCCCGAAGCCGCCGAGCAGGCCACCGCCGACCTGGAAGCGCTCCTGGGCGAGGGCGCCGTCTTCCTGTACCCGCAACGCGAGTCGCTGCCGTACGAGGAGGGCGAGCCGCACCTGGAGATCGGCGGCACGCGCGTGGAGGCGCTGGAGGCGCTCCTCTCCGGTCGCGCCTCGCTCCTGGTCACCACGCCGCGCGCGCTGCAGGAGCTGGCTCCCGCCGTGGAAGGGTTGGACGACCTGCGGCTGGAGATCCGCACCGGCGAGGACGTGCTCCTCCCCGAGCTGGCGGCGCGGCTGGAGGGGATGGGCTTCGAGCGGGTCCCTACGGTGGAGGCGGTGGGGCAGTTCGCGCTGCGCGGCGGCATCGTGGACGTCTTCGGCTTCGGCGCGCCCGAGCCGGCCCGCATCGAGTTCTTTGGCGACACCGTCGAGTCGATCCGCTTCTTCGACATCCTGACGCAGCTCTCCGTGCGCGCCGTGGACGAGCTGCAGCTCCTTCCCGTGGACCTGCGCGCGCAGGCCAGCGTGGGAGCGCGCTCCGCACGCGCCACCGAGGGGAGCGAGCGCAAGTCGCTGCTGGAGTACCTGCCGCAGGACGCGGTGGTGGTGCACCTGGCAGGCGGCGGCACGCGAGGCGAGCTGGACCGCACCTGGCAGGAGGTCCGCCGCCTCCACGCCGCCGAGGCGCAGCGCGGCAACCGCCCGGAGTTGCCGGAGACGCTCTTCCTTCCGTCCGAGGAGGCGGCGCGCAGGCTGGAAGGGTTCGCCCAGCTCTTCATCGAGGACACGGGCACCCTCCCCACCCAGACCACGGCCCGCTTCCGCGCCCTGCCGCCGGAGGCCATCGACCGCGACATGGGCCGCCTGGGCGACGTGCTGCGCGGGGCCGCGGCGCGCGGC of Longimicrobium sp. contains these proteins:
- a CDS encoding MBL fold metallo-hydrolase, which produces MPAHPAAPDVWRITTPLSFVPFQVHAYLVRLQADRWMLVDGGIGTDEAWEALEGGVREAAGGWNGVCLHLITHMHRDHVGLAARALQAAPAPVAMGALDAERMAFAAAHPEDEAAYRASLLRRAGAPAEMVRAVEAAISGSEALAPPVAADVLLRGEDGDLPGAPGWRWVWTPGHTAGHVSLHRPADGVLIAGDAVLPRITPTLGVNRQRADPVGDYVAALERLEALAPVLILGGHGAPTGPQRIGELRDAAEAETEAVDACLDGGPMSTWEVVKWRYPGRDLAPSTRMLALRETRAHLDRLAAAGRAVVHPSPDGAEIFSRPS